The following proteins come from a genomic window of Deinococcota bacterium:
- the uraD gene encoding 2-oxo-4-hydroxy-4-carboxy-5-ureidoimidazoline decarboxylase: MSAPLKTLNTAAREDFTRRLGGVFESSPWVAAGAWERRPFTTVDELHAAMVEVVREAGSDRQLALIRAHPDLAGRAALAGELTESSKREQAGAGLDRLSQGEYARFQGLNEAYQERFGFPFVSAVKGHSKESILAAFEERLMNDAEAERARALLEIAKIARFRLMALTGE, translated from the coding sequence GTGAGCGCGCCCCTTAAAACCCTCAACACCGCAGCAAGAGAGGACTTCACGCGCAGGCTCGGCGGCGTCTTCGAGAGCTCGCCCTGGGTGGCCGCGGGGGCGTGGGAACGGCGTCCCTTCACCACGGTAGACGAACTCCACGCTGCAATGGTCGAGGTCGTCCGGGAGGCGGGTAGCGACAGGCAGTTGGCGCTCATCCGCGCCCACCCCGACCTAGCCGGCAGGGCGGCACTGGCAGGCGAGCTCACCGAGAGTTCGAAACGGGAGCAGGCGGGCGCGGGTTTGGACCGCCTGAGCCAAGGGGAGTACGCGCGCTTTCAAGGGCTCAACGAGGCTTACCAGGAGAGGTTCGGCTTCCCCTTCGTCAGCGCCGTCAAAGGGCATAGCAAAGAGAGCATCCTGGCGGCCTTCGAGGAGCGCCTGATGAACGACGCCGAGGCCGAGAGGGCGCGCGCCCTCTTGGAGATCGCCAAGATCGCCCGCTTCCGCCTCATGGCCCTGACAGGAGAATAA